TCGCGGAGCGGTCCTCCGGCGGCAACACACTCCACGTGTCCGGTTTCACCCGGCTGCATTTCCGTCAACGGAATCATGCGCCCATCATCCAGATGCGCCACCACCTTGCCGCCCATGCCGCCGCCGAGAACGACTTCCCCCTTCGGTCCCTTGACGCGAACCGTCTGCATGGCCACGTCTTCGTCGAGCCGGGTAATCCGGCCGCCCACGAAAAGCCCCATACGCCCCATACGGGATTCCAAATCCTGGTCCGCGATGTTCGAAATGGTCAGGGAAACGCCCGTGGGCGCGTGTGTCAGACTGGAATACATGAATCATTTCTCCTGAGAACGGTTCGCGGCATTGCTTCGTGTCTTCGTGGCCTTCGCTCCCCGACCGGCCATGCCTGCGTACCCCAGAATGCCAAGAGTGCTGGCGTTGTGCAGAAACGCGGAGACAACGGGTGACAGTTTGCCGGTGGATGCGGCCAATAAGATGGCGGAGTTGATGCCCACCGCGGCTTGAAACGACCGCGTCAAAACATGCTGCGTGTTCGCGGCCAAGTCCCGGGCCATGGCCAACAGCCGTAAGTCATCCTCCAACAACACCACCTGGGCCGCCTCCCGTGCCAGGTCCGCGCCACCGGGCATGCAGATGCCCACATCCGCCGAAACCAGGGCGGGCGCATCATTCACCCCATCCCCGGCAAAGGCCAGAAAGTGACCAGCATCCTGCAATTCCCGCAACAAATCGGCCTTGTCCTCGGGCTTCAATTCCCAATGGATTTCGTCCACGCATCCGAGGTCCGCGGCAATGGATTGCGCGGTGTCCTTATGGTCGCCCGTCAGCATGACGATCTTCCGAATACCGCGCTCCTTGAGCATGGACAAGGCCTGCCCAGCTTCGGGTCGCAATTCGTCCCGCAGGGCGATGACCCCCGCGAGCTTACCGGATCGGGCCACGTACAGCAGGGACTTGCCTCCACTGCGCAGTTCCCGCCCCAAGGCTTCCACACCGGAACAATCCACCCCTTCGTCATCTTCCAGGAAATGGCGGCTGCCCACCAGAACCTGTTCCCCCTCCACATAGGCGGAAACACCATGGGCCACGATGAAGTCCACCTGACTCATAGGCGGCAGAGGCAATGCCCGGGCCTCGGCCTCGGCCACCACAGCCCGGGCCACGGGATGGGAATAATGCTCCTCGGCCCCGGCGGCCAGAGCGAGCAATTCCGCGTCCGACCCGCCGCCCAAGGGGAGCACGTCCGTGACCTTGAGGTTGCCACGGGTCAGGGTGCCGGTCTTGTCGAAAACGATGGTGTCGATGCGTGCCAGGTTATCCAGCGCCTGCGCGCCTTTGAGCAGCACACCGCAATGCCCGGCCGCATGCATGGCGGTTTTTACGGCCACGGGGGAGGCCAGCTTGATGGCGCAGGAATAGTCCACGGTGAGTACCGAGGCGGCCCGGGTCACGTCCCGGGTCAGGGCAAAGAGGCCCAACCCCAGGGCAAAAGTCACCGGGACCAGCTTGTCGGCCAGCTCATCACTCTTTTTTTGCGACGTGGAACGGGTCCGTAGAGAGTTTTCCAAAAACCTTCCGATCCGGGCCATGCTGGTTTCGCGGCCCACGTTTTGCGCCGCGATCTTGATGCGCCCGTCTTCCACCACGGCCCCGGAAAGAACGGAATCGCCTTCGCTCACATGCACCGGCAGGGATTCGCCGGTAATGGAACTTTGATTCAAGGCCGCGTCTCCGTCCACCACCACACCGTCCACCGGCACCAGCTCACCGCTGCCGCAAATGACCAAATCGCCTACCGCCAGATCGGTGAAGTCTACACGAACCTCCCGGGCATCGCGTTCCACAGAGACTTTTTCCACCTGGGGACGCAGCAGACTCTTGAGCAATTCGTCGGATTTTTTCTCGGTCCAATTTTCCATGTAGGAGCCGAGTCCCAGCATGGCAACGATGGCATTGGCCGTGAAGTAATCGCGCCGCAACAGGGAAAACGCCACGGCCGAAGCGTCGAGAACCTCCACCTTGACCCCGTCGTACAACAGGGTGTGCAGGCCTTCGAGCATGGTGGGCATGCCTAAAAGCCAGCTGGTGGGGGCTGCGGCTTCCGCCGGCATGAACGGGGTAAGCCCGGCCACCGCACCCTGCGTTCCCACCGTGGGCAGGGAGATGGCTCCCTGCCCGGTTCCGCCGGGCATGTAGGCGTCCTTTGGGATGTTTTCGAGCAGATTCAAAATCCGCGCCCGGTTAGCGGGATTTCCATCATATTCAATGACGATGCTGGATCCCCATTTGTTGGTCCGGGCGCGCTGTACCCCGGGCAACGATTCAGCCAATGCCTCCAGATATCGCAAATCCAGGGATGGATCGAATAGGCGGCGACTGCGCAATCTGATTCGCTTCTCCACCTCATGCGCGATGGTGAAGCCGTGTTTCCGGTTTTCCGCTTTCGCGGCCATGTCGTTCTCCGATGCGGGCTAGGACTTTTTGTACAGGGAGTAATGCCAATAGGAGAAGCCCACCAGGGCGAATCCGGACCAGAGATGAACCCGCTTCAGGGTCGGCGTCTTGCTGGTTTCCATCAATCCGGTGGCCACCAGGGTACCGAGTGAAACCGCCATTCCCGCCTTGGCCATGCTTTTTTTGGTTTTGGACGAGACCTCGGGCAGGAGGGAGGACGGTGAGGATGTCTTGGAATCAGACATGGCCTAATCCTCTTGGCTCAGTTCGGCCTTGGCGTCCTGGACCTGCTCCTTCAGCTCTTCCACACCACCCTGCAAAGCGGCCCACAGCTTGACGGCACCGGAGACCACGGCCTTTTGCACGGTCGGATTGGTGGCCACAAGCACCACGCCCGCGCCCACGGCCACGCCCTTGAGGTAATCGCCGCTGCTGAAGTTGACCCAGGAGGTGATTCCCGTGTCCGCGGCAGCCGGAATGCCGGTTCCGGCCTGAGCCGGAGCCTGGGGGCTGGTTACGGCATAGGCTGTACCGTACTGGTTGTTAT
The DNA window shown above is from Paucidesulfovibrio gracilis DSM 16080 and carries:
- a CDS encoding heavy metal translocating P-type ATPase, with translation MAAKAENRKHGFTIAHEVEKRIRLRSRRLFDPSLDLRYLEALAESLPGVQRARTNKWGSSIVIEYDGNPANRARILNLLENIPKDAYMPGGTGQGAISLPTVGTQGAVAGLTPFMPAEAAAPTSWLLGMPTMLEGLHTLLYDGVKVEVLDASAVAFSLLRRDYFTANAIVAMLGLGSYMENWTEKKSDELLKSLLRPQVEKVSVERDAREVRVDFTDLAVGDLVICGSGELVPVDGVVVDGDAALNQSSITGESLPVHVSEGDSVLSGAVVEDGRIKIAAQNVGRETSMARIGRFLENSLRTRSTSQKKSDELADKLVPVTFALGLGLFALTRDVTRAASVLTVDYSCAIKLASPVAVKTAMHAAGHCGVLLKGAQALDNLARIDTIVFDKTGTLTRGNLKVTDVLPLGGGSDAELLALAAGAEEHYSHPVARAVVAEAEARALPLPPMSQVDFIVAHGVSAYVEGEQVLVGSRHFLEDDEGVDCSGVEALGRELRSGGKSLLYVARSGKLAGVIALRDELRPEAGQALSMLKERGIRKIVMLTGDHKDTAQSIAADLGCVDEIHWELKPEDKADLLRELQDAGHFLAFAGDGVNDAPALVSADVGICMPGGADLAREAAQVVLLEDDLRLLAMARDLAANTQHVLTRSFQAAVGINSAILLAASTGKLSPVVSAFLHNASTLGILGYAGMAGRGAKATKTRSNAANRSQEK
- a CDS encoding YtxH domain-containing protein; amino-acid sequence: MSEYVNQPQPGASSDEGAYSRQPQQPTYYFKDNNQYGTAYAVTSPQAPAQAGTGIPAAADTGITSWVNFSSGDYLKGVAVGAGVVLVATNPTVQKAVVSGAVKLWAALQGGVEELKEQVQDAKAELSQED